Proteins co-encoded in one Arachis hypogaea cultivar Tifrunner chromosome 13, arahy.Tifrunner.gnm2.J5K5, whole genome shotgun sequence genomic window:
- the LOC112736820 gene encoding diphthamide biosynthesis protein 3: protein MSYDDVEIEDMEWNEELQAYTYPCPCGDLFQITKDDLKLGEEIARCPSCSLYITVIYNIEDFSDHNRNNKPLQPSNSQSLTVA, encoded by the coding sequence ATGTCGTACGACGACGTTGAGATCGAAGACATGGAGTGGAACGAGGAGCTTCAGGCGTACACGTACCCTTGCCCCTGCGGGGACCTCTTTCAGATCACCAAGGACGATTTGAAGCTCGGCGAGGAAATCGCTCGCTGCCCTAGCTGCTCCCTCTACATCACCGTCATCTACAACATCGAAGATTTCTCCGATCACAATCGCAACAACAAACCTCTCCAACCTTCAAATTCCCAATCCCTCACCGTTGCTTGA